The Streptomyces sp. CC0208 genome window below encodes:
- the fxsA gene encoding FxSxx-COOH cyclophane-containing RiPP peptide — protein METSGTDVEFDFDVVNLSGSADVDMDELPKNALGRSIRRVRRDTLEHRAVDVSMFQSAL, from the coding sequence ATGGAGACGTCAGGGACTGACGTGGAGTTCGACTTCGACGTGGTGAACCTCAGCGGTTCCGCAGACGTAGATATGGACGAGTTGCCCAAGAACGCCCTGGGCCGGTCCATTCGAAGGGTTCGGCGGGACACATTGGAGCACCGCGCGGTGGACGTGTCCATGTTCCAGTCGGCGCTCTGA
- the fxsT gene encoding FxSxx-COOH system tetratricopeptide repeat protein yields the protein MTFDSGDAGTRESGTIVTFYSFKGGTGRTMALANVAWILASNGKRVLAMDWDLEAPGLHRYFAPFLGDPELRSTPGVIDLIREFDLARPRPAGGDYSRQARVERFASALTWSFDSGGYVLFVSPGRRTPEYSEKINTYDWQGFYEQRDGAAFLRALREDMRGNYDYALIDSRTGWSDTSGITTVLMPDVLVNCFTLNTQSVDGSASVAADVRRAAPHVKIFPVPMRVEDAEQEKLAISRGHARHRFQEFLKDTPRAADPDGYWGSVEIPYKPFYAYEEVLATVADTPRQPASLLGAYERLTSVITDGQVTALRPVDEPVRRQLLARFQRVPVPGGRLVPRVRIDYALRDGAWAEWVEAQLQVAGVAVGLRGSSPSMSLPSDPADAADVVIALLSPDFATTPVAEEVRALAAAPDGPKIIGLRTREHQPESALRGLPGFSLVDTSAGQVVSKLFGLLELESSASTVSEDLTYPGRVPRIFNVPRRNNAFTGRDVQLDRLRSELGVESLRPDTPVGRVFLYGLGGIGKTQIAQEYVHRYGSQYDLVHWIPAEQPNRIPQLLAELGLELGIPGDTVDERAQATMTALKNNDYGRWLLVFDNITESQDTEGENQLRDEGDTTVKRYLPAEGPGHVILTARRSPHEENQISVEVDAFNRPESIALLRRRVDGLSAEDADRIAETLGDFPMAMEIAAAWLRQTAMPLDTYLDRVNSQVSAVLNGDGNTGDSQQESLLAVWRLTVDRLGSERPAAVRLLELCAFLSPEPIAHSLLYSDAMRNRLAEETGDESVLDPMVMGYLIRDLGRYALATVDQQSGSIQVHRLVQAAVREWLKEDPEREERTRRQAQLVLAGALPSAVSAEDSAQARQRFAELLPHLEPSGALSNTDARVCEWVIRQVRNQWRIGDHRAAVALGQKALDVWTGSLGADHHLRLRLAAQVANPLRSLGRYREAHELDADTLQRQREQLGEDDGYTLMTARNYGADLRGLGRYQEAYDEDRRTYELYLNSPHFGLDHEDTLRAAHNLGVSLLLAGQPSGSLERATETYQRSRQSLGLQHVLTWAFAGGVALDRRETGDYQGSLDLLYEVRKRFVSLLGDKADDVLRTDASLAVTQRRLGNYAEAEALTRSTLNVYRQRYGEGHPETLSCTANLACDLLALSLMDPARGAEAVHLGKQNLKRYRERLGPEHPFSFAAATNLVAIFRSQGETDQAMELADETLPLLEGRLGDSHPATVACRANRAGVLFALGRYEEALEEDESAREAYRELYRNHHPRVLCAEFNVALDRSVMGHDDAERNLTAATLAAEQEFGRDHPTVRVMRERKRIDFDLEMPPT from the coding sequence ATGACGTTCGACTCGGGTGACGCCGGCACCCGCGAGTCCGGCACGATCGTCACGTTCTACTCGTTCAAGGGTGGGACCGGCCGCACCATGGCCCTGGCGAACGTGGCCTGGATCCTGGCCAGCAACGGAAAACGTGTACTGGCCATGGACTGGGACCTGGAGGCGCCGGGGCTGCACCGCTACTTCGCCCCCTTCCTCGGCGACCCGGAGCTGCGTTCCACGCCGGGCGTCATCGACCTGATCCGGGAGTTCGACCTGGCCAGGCCGAGGCCGGCCGGGGGCGACTACAGCCGGCAGGCCCGGGTGGAGCGCTTCGCCTCCGCGCTGACGTGGAGCTTCGACAGCGGCGGCTACGTCCTTTTCGTGTCCCCCGGCCGGCGGACCCCTGAGTACTCCGAGAAGATCAACACCTACGACTGGCAGGGGTTCTACGAGCAGCGCGACGGCGCGGCCTTCCTGCGCGCCCTGCGCGAGGACATGCGCGGCAACTACGACTACGCCCTGATCGACAGCCGCACGGGCTGGAGCGACACCTCCGGCATCACCACGGTGCTGATGCCGGACGTCCTGGTCAACTGCTTCACGCTGAACACCCAGTCGGTGGACGGCAGCGCCAGCGTGGCCGCGGACGTACGGCGGGCCGCCCCGCACGTCAAGATCTTCCCCGTCCCCATGCGGGTGGAGGACGCCGAGCAGGAGAAGCTCGCCATCAGCCGGGGGCACGCCCGGCACCGCTTCCAGGAGTTCCTGAAGGACACGCCCCGGGCGGCCGACCCCGACGGCTACTGGGGTTCGGTGGAGATCCCCTACAAGCCCTTCTACGCCTACGAGGAGGTCCTGGCCACCGTCGCGGACACGCCCCGCCAGCCCGCCTCCCTGCTGGGCGCCTACGAACGGCTCACCTCGGTGATCACGGACGGTCAGGTCACGGCCCTGCGGCCGGTCGACGAGCCGGTGCGCAGGCAGCTGCTCGCCCGCTTCCAGCGGGTGCCGGTGCCTGGGGGGCGTCTGGTGCCACGGGTGCGGATCGACTACGCGCTGCGCGACGGCGCCTGGGCGGAATGGGTCGAGGCCCAGCTCCAGGTCGCGGGGGTGGCCGTCGGCCTGCGCGGAAGCAGTCCGTCCATGTCGCTGCCCAGCGATCCCGCGGACGCCGCCGACGTGGTCATCGCCCTGCTCTCACCCGACTTCGCCACCACGCCGGTCGCCGAGGAGGTGCGTGCCCTGGCGGCGGCTCCCGACGGACCCAAGATCATCGGGCTGCGCACCCGGGAGCACCAACCGGAGTCCGCCCTGCGCGGGCTGCCGGGATTCAGTCTGGTGGACACGTCGGCCGGACAGGTCGTGAGCAAACTCTTCGGCCTGTTGGAACTCGAGTCGTCGGCCTCCACGGTCAGTGAGGACCTCACCTATCCGGGCCGCGTTCCCCGTATTTTCAACGTGCCGCGCCGCAACAATGCCTTTACCGGCCGGGACGTTCAACTGGACCGATTGAGGTCCGAACTGGGTGTCGAATCACTGCGCCCGGACACGCCTGTGGGCAGGGTTTTCCTGTACGGACTGGGTGGAATCGGCAAGACCCAGATCGCGCAGGAGTATGTCCACAGGTACGGTTCCCAGTACGACCTTGTGCACTGGATTCCGGCGGAACAGCCCAACCGGATCCCCCAGCTCCTCGCGGAGCTTGGGCTGGAGTTGGGAATTCCGGGCGACACGGTCGACGAACGTGCCCAAGCAACCATGACGGCGCTGAAAAACAATGATTATGGTCGCTGGTTGCTGGTTTTCGACAACATCACCGAAAGCCAGGACACGGAGGGTGAGAACCAGCTCAGGGACGAGGGAGACACGACGGTGAAGCGGTACCTTCCCGCCGAGGGGCCGGGGCACGTCATCCTCACCGCCCGGCGTTCCCCTCATGAGGAGAACCAGATCTCGGTGGAGGTCGACGCCTTCAACAGGCCCGAGAGCATCGCCCTGCTGCGCCGCAGGGTGGACGGTCTCTCGGCGGAGGACGCCGACCGGATCGCCGAGACGCTGGGTGACTTCCCGATGGCCATGGAGATCGCGGCGGCCTGGCTGCGGCAGACGGCGATGCCCCTGGACACCTACCTCGACCGGGTCAACAGCCAGGTCAGCGCGGTTCTGAACGGGGACGGAAACACCGGGGACAGCCAGCAGGAGTCCCTCCTCGCGGTCTGGCGGCTGACCGTCGACCGGCTCGGCAGCGAACGCCCGGCGGCCGTACGGCTCCTCGAACTCTGCGCCTTCCTGTCGCCCGAGCCGATCGCCCACTCCCTCCTCTACAGCGACGCCATGCGCAACCGGCTCGCCGAGGAGACCGGGGACGAGTCGGTGCTCGACCCCATGGTGATGGGCTATCTGATCCGGGATCTCGGCCGCTACGCGCTCGCCACGGTCGATCAGCAGAGCGGTTCCATCCAGGTCCACCGGCTGGTCCAGGCCGCCGTGCGCGAATGGCTGAAGGAGGACCCCGAACGCGAGGAGCGGACCCGGCGCCAGGCGCAACTCGTGCTGGCCGGAGCGCTGCCCTCGGCCGTCTCGGCGGAGGACAGCGCGCAGGCCAGGCAGCGGTTCGCGGAGCTGCTGCCGCACCTGGAACCCTCCGGGGCGCTGTCCAACACCGACGCCCGGGTGTGCGAGTGGGTCATCCGCCAGGTCCGCAACCAGTGGCGGATCGGGGACCACCGGGCCGCCGTCGCCCTCGGGCAGAAGGCGCTCGACGTGTGGACGGGGTCGCTGGGCGCGGACCACCACCTCAGGCTGCGGCTGGCCGCCCAGGTGGCCAACCCGCTGCGGTCCCTGGGCCGTTACCGGGAAGCCCACGAACTGGACGCCGACACGCTCCAGCGTCAGCGCGAGCAGCTCGGCGAGGACGACGGCTACACGCTGATGACGGCCCGCAACTACGGCGCCGACCTCCGTGGCCTCGGCCGTTACCAGGAGGCGTACGACGAGGACCGCCGCACCTACGAGCTGTATCTGAACAGCCCGCACTTCGGCCTCGACCACGAGGACACCCTCCGGGCCGCACACAACCTGGGCGTCTCGCTCCTGCTGGCCGGCCAGCCCTCGGGATCCCTTGAGCGGGCCACCGAGACCTATCAGAGGTCCCGTCAGTCCCTGGGCCTGCAACACGTACTCACCTGGGCCTTCGCCGGCGGTGTGGCACTGGACCGGCGTGAGACGGGTGACTACCAGGGCTCCCTCGACCTGCTCTACGAGGTTCGCAAACGCTTCGTCAGCCTCCTGGGCGACAAGGCCGACGACGTGCTGCGCACCGACGCGTCCCTCGCGGTGACCCAGCGCCGCCTCGGCAACTACGCGGAGGCGGAGGCCCTGACCCGCTCCACCCTGAACGTGTACCGGCAGCGCTACGGAGAGGGCCACCCGGAAACCCTGTCGTGCACCGCCAACCTGGCCTGCGACCTGCTCGCCCTGTCGCTGATGGATCCGGCGCGCGGGGCGGAGGCGGTGCACCTCGGGAAACAGAACCTCAAGCGCTATCGCGAGCGACTCGGCCCCGAGCACCCGTTCTCCTTCGCGGCCGCGACCAACCTGGTGGCCATCTTCAGGAGCCAGGGGGAGACCGACCAGGCGATGGAACTCGCCGACGAGACGCTTCCGCTTCTCGAAGGGCGACTGGGCGACTCCCACCCCGCCACCGTGGCCTGCCGAGCCAACCGGGCCGGTGTCCTGTTCGCGCTGGGCCGGTACGAGGAGGCACTGGAGGAGGACGAGAGCGCCCGCGAGGCCTATCGCGAGCTCTACCGCAACCACCACCCACGGGTGCTCTGCGCGGAGTTCAACGTCGCCCTGGACCGCAGCGTGATGGGTCACGACGACGCCGAGCGGAACCTCACCGCGGCGACGCTGGCCGCCGAGCAGGAGTTCGGGCGGGATCACCCCACCGTCCGGGTGATGCGCGAGCGCAAGCGCATCGACTTCGACCTGGAGATGCCGCCGACCTGA
- a CDS encoding toll/interleukin-1 receptor domain-containing protein, with the protein MPGPHVFLSRSEPLGCGCNCWPARRAMEELLHQEGCEPVVVDRESLVPGQDWMAAISDGMGSAHGMLLIVSSHALRSEHVQNELAMAELRNRHDGFPVILLMLPEVTLDALEKSGLGSLSPHRRQMVQWPGKDDLDAVRHDIRPQLDLMRAESGGAKVHHRVVHHLREVDAESLSRAGATLGVPLETLSPLMRHRLASGLLAERPSEPGSDPLRAALTELLPLSGPDASRELVQLSVTHARVPADEAARMRGVLDTGSPKVAVLPALSTETARRYIHRASEQPLPWDHFVVPLTAGAGILTDLVERIGEELLEEFDIHDEETLREHEHDFGPVVVIVPHPPDTDLVRALGTAYPEGLLFLFVVDGELLGATGTHTRLEGLPAWREEEMNRTVRRFVRRYGTPASN; encoded by the coding sequence ATGCCCGGCCCCCATGTCTTCCTCAGCCGCAGCGAGCCCCTGGGCTGCGGCTGCAACTGCTGGCCGGCCCGCCGCGCCATGGAGGAACTGCTGCACCAGGAGGGCTGCGAGCCGGTCGTCGTGGACCGGGAGTCCCTGGTGCCGGGCCAGGACTGGATGGCGGCCATCTCCGACGGCATGGGCAGCGCGCACGGCATGCTCCTGATCGTCTCCAGCCACGCCCTGCGCTCCGAGCACGTGCAGAACGAACTGGCCATGGCCGAACTGCGCAACCGGCACGACGGTTTCCCGGTGATCCTGCTGATGCTGCCGGAAGTCACCCTGGACGCCCTGGAGAAGAGCGGACTCGGGTCGCTCAGCCCGCACAGACGGCAGATGGTGCAGTGGCCGGGCAAGGACGACCTTGACGCCGTACGGCACGACATACGACCCCAACTGGACCTGATGCGCGCCGAGTCGGGCGGAGCCAAGGTGCACCACCGGGTGGTCCACCATCTGCGGGAGGTGGACGCGGAGAGCCTGAGCCGGGCCGGTGCGACGCTGGGGGTCCCGCTGGAGACGCTGTCCCCGCTGATGCGTCACCGGCTCGCCTCGGGCCTGCTGGCCGAGCGCCCGAGCGAGCCCGGGTCCGACCCGCTGCGCGCGGCCCTCACCGAACTGCTGCCCCTGTCCGGTCCGGACGCCTCACGGGAACTCGTCCAGCTGAGCGTGACCCACGCGCGGGTGCCGGCGGACGAGGCGGCTCGGATGCGCGGGGTGCTGGACACCGGCTCTCCCAAGGTCGCGGTGCTCCCCGCGCTCTCCACGGAGACGGCCCGCCGCTACATCCACCGGGCCAGTGAACAGCCGCTGCCGTGGGACCACTTCGTCGTACCGCTCACCGCGGGCGCCGGCATCCTGACGGACCTGGTCGAACGCATCGGTGAGGAGCTCCTGGAGGAGTTCGACATCCACGACGAGGAGACCCTGCGCGAACACGAGCACGACTTCGGCCCGGTCGTCGTGATCGTCCCCCACCCCCCGGACACCGACCTGGTCAGAGCCCTCGGCACGGCGTACCCGGAGGGGCTGCTGTTCCTGTTCGTGGTGGACGGCGAGCTCCTCGGCGCCACCGGGACGCACACCCGTCTGGAGGGCCTGCCCGCCTGGCGGGAGGAGGAGATGAACCGGACCGTCCGGCGGTTCGTGCGACGGTACGGGACGCCCGCGAGCAACTGA
- a CDS encoding HEXXH motif domain-containing protein, whose protein sequence is MTAPVTLRMTAKDFASLAACRPSPTALRVLRDGQISRRLLMLMDVAAAARNRAPEFWESRGAAAWDLCVQARRADVGAFEDVLLHPHVGVWLGRCMRALDGPRPAVRAATDLARLGGLAAATALRAGLRPHLVLPAPDSLLWLPTLGVVRLPGDAVEARLRGDVLEPGGRLPATGQGDESAARDTAWCAPRRLTFRGPQGTPPLSVVLEDSDPYRDAHGYPVLARRTTGELRAWQASVASAWDVLNGLVPERAAACASLWTALVPLRPPRKGRGVSSSAREAYGAIAASFTGDPVRLAETLVHESAHIAFGALADLTDLWDPEDRTLYRVGWRADPRPIGSVLTGTNAHLALLEFWRRREQETSGGQARAARGRLHDYGSQVVDILRILQAHPLRPKGRDFVSFMVDEAARCGFFLRPPLSARPHRSSLHRVALREALEGARRSAISASSQQAGACAVGSAGSRTTTVDETTPGAD, encoded by the coding sequence ATGACGGCCCCGGTGACCCTGCGCATGACCGCGAAGGACTTCGCGAGCCTGGCGGCCTGCCGGCCCTCCCCGACCGCCCTGCGGGTCCTGAGGGACGGCCAGATCTCCCGGCGTCTGCTGATGCTGATGGACGTGGCCGCAGCGGCCAGGAACAGGGCGCCGGAATTCTGGGAGTCGCGGGGCGCGGCGGCCTGGGACCTGTGCGTCCAGGCCCGCAGAGCGGATGTGGGAGCCTTCGAGGACGTACTGCTTCATCCGCACGTGGGTGTGTGGCTGGGGCGCTGCATGCGCGCCCTGGACGGTCCGCGTCCCGCCGTGCGGGCGGCCACCGACCTCGCCCGGCTCGGCGGCCTGGCCGCCGCCACCGCGTTACGCGCCGGACTGCGCCCGCACCTGGTACTGCCGGCACCGGACTCGCTCCTCTGGCTGCCCACGCTCGGGGTCGTCCGGTTACCCGGGGACGCGGTCGAGGCGCGCCTGCGCGGTGACGTACTGGAGCCGGGTGGGCGGTTGCCGGCCACGGGACAGGGGGACGAGTCGGCGGCCCGCGACACGGCCTGGTGCGCGCCGCGCCGCCTCACCTTCCGCGGCCCGCAGGGCACGCCGCCGTTGTCGGTGGTCCTGGAGGACAGCGACCCGTACCGGGACGCACATGGTTATCCGGTGCTTGCCCGCCGGACGACCGGAGAACTGCGTGCCTGGCAGGCGTCGGTGGCCTCGGCCTGGGACGTGCTGAACGGGCTGGTCCCGGAGCGGGCTGCCGCCTGCGCCTCGCTGTGGACGGCACTGGTGCCCCTGCGGCCCCCGCGGAAGGGCCGGGGGGTGAGTTCCTCGGCGCGGGAGGCGTACGGGGCGATCGCCGCCTCCTTCACCGGCGATCCGGTACGGCTGGCGGAGACTTTGGTGCACGAGAGCGCACACATCGCCTTCGGAGCCCTCGCCGACCTGACCGATCTCTGGGATCCCGAGGACCGCACCCTGTACCGGGTCGGCTGGCGCGCTGATCCGAGGCCGATCGGGTCCGTTCTCACGGGCACCAACGCCCACTTGGCGCTCCTCGAGTTCTGGCGCCGACGCGAGCAGGAAACGAGCGGTGGGCAGGCCCGTGCCGCACGGGGCCGGTTGCACGATTACGGCTCACAGGTCGTCGACATCCTGCGGATCCTGCAGGCCCATCCGCTCCGGCCCAAGGGCCGGGACTTCGTTTCGTTCATGGTGGACGAGGCGGCGCGCTGTGGCTTTTTCCTGCGCCCGCCGCTCTCCGCCCGCCCCCACCGCTCCTCACTCCATCGGGTGGCGTTGCGCGAGGCGCTGGAGGGCGCGCGAAGGAGCGCGATATCCGCGTCCTCCCAGCAAGCGGGGGCCTGTGCCGTGGGTTCTGCCGGCAGCCGGACCACGACTGTCGACGAGACGACACCGGGGGCGGACTGA
- a CDS encoding FxsB family cyclophane-forming radical SAM/SPASM peptide maturase, with translation MKVAQPCNLACDHCYVYELLDRTWRHKPAVMANGTADQLARRIAEHARRHALSRVRVTLHGGEPLMAGRSRIEHLLKVLREELRGTAVCDISVQSNVTLLNPSWMDLFHRHGVSVGVSLDGGREANDRHRRAKNGRSSYDSVQRGLELLRRPENKALFAGLLCTVDLANPPLDVFEDLLAHEPPAINFLLPHATWEHPPPGHDPNRTPYANWLLEVFERWYTAPRQETRIRLFEDLMDLALGGHVRSESTGLADTDFLVVESDGTIELADSLKATRDGGPATGLDIFAQDFDSVARHPVVADARRGGLAALADVCRGCEVVRLCGGGLRAHRFSPLTGFANPSVYCADLRVLTTHIRDRVVADATALLGSAS, from the coding sequence GTGAAGGTCGCGCAGCCATGCAACCTTGCCTGCGACCACTGCTACGTGTACGAGCTGCTCGACCGGACCTGGCGGCACAAACCGGCGGTCATGGCGAACGGGACAGCGGATCAACTGGCCCGCCGCATAGCCGAACACGCCCGGCGGCACGCTCTCAGCCGGGTCCGGGTGACCCTGCACGGGGGCGAGCCGTTGATGGCTGGACGGTCTCGAATCGAACACCTCCTGAAAGTCCTGAGGGAGGAGCTGCGCGGCACGGCTGTTTGTGATATCTCGGTGCAGAGCAATGTGACACTTCTGAATCCCTCATGGATGGACCTGTTCCACCGACACGGGGTGTCGGTGGGCGTCAGTCTTGACGGCGGTCGTGAGGCCAACGACCGTCACAGGCGTGCCAAGAACGGGCGGAGCAGCTACGACTCCGTCCAGAGGGGATTGGAACTCTTGCGGAGGCCCGAGAACAAGGCGCTGTTCGCGGGCCTGTTGTGCACGGTCGACCTCGCCAACCCGCCGCTCGACGTCTTCGAGGACCTCCTCGCGCACGAGCCGCCGGCCATCAACTTCCTGCTGCCGCACGCCACCTGGGAACACCCGCCGCCCGGCCACGATCCGAATCGAACACCGTACGCGAACTGGCTGCTGGAAGTGTTCGAGAGGTGGTACACGGCGCCCCGCCAGGAGACCAGGATCCGTCTGTTCGAGGACCTGATGGACCTCGCGCTCGGCGGTCACGTCCGGTCGGAGAGCACGGGACTGGCCGACACGGACTTCCTCGTCGTGGAGAGCGACGGGACGATCGAGCTGGCCGACTCCCTCAAGGCGACGCGCGACGGCGGTCCCGCCACCGGGCTCGACATCTTCGCGCAGGACTTCGACTCCGTGGCGCGGCACCCGGTCGTGGCCGACGCCCGCCGCGGGGGCCTGGCCGCCCTCGCCGACGTCTGCCGGGGCTGCGAGGTCGTGCGGCTGTGCGGTGGCGGACTGCGCGCGCATCGGTTCAGCCCCCTCACAGGCTTCGCCAATCCGAGTGTCTACTGCGCTGACCTGCGCGTTCTCACCACGCACATCCGCGATCGCGTGGTGGCCGACGCCACTGCCCTGCTGGGGAGCGCCTCATGA
- a CDS encoding MoxR family ATPase: MIKLFDPTEETNRPGRSGGTPTGGSGATPTGGATPTGGGTARLDEQVYLFDDRTVLAVNVALASGRPLLVLGPPGSGKSALAPNVARLMRFRYYAEVVTARTEPHDLLWREEAFRQLNDATQGTLQDPGSRAYFRPGPLWKALDPAMDEEGPTALRDRPAVVLIDEIDKADPDVPDALLDPLNNLRFVGPDRRTVTAAENTGAPLVVITSNEERDLSAAFLRRCILLRLRPPGREHLLKVARLHMGDDYDEALTLELADMFENESVATRPAASTAEFLDTLRACRQMNLTADSPEWRAVADLAMVKGSPDPAASV; this comes from the coding sequence TTGATCAAGCTTTTCGACCCGACCGAGGAGACGAACCGGCCCGGGCGGTCGGGCGGCACGCCCACGGGCGGCAGCGGCGCCACGCCCACGGGTGGCGCCACACCCACGGGTGGCGGCACGGCCCGCCTCGACGAGCAGGTCTACCTCTTCGACGACCGGACCGTCCTGGCCGTCAACGTCGCGCTGGCGTCCGGCCGTCCGCTGCTCGTGCTCGGGCCGCCGGGCTCCGGGAAGTCCGCGCTCGCGCCGAACGTGGCCCGGCTGATGCGCTTCCGCTACTACGCGGAGGTGGTCACCGCCCGCACCGAACCGCATGACCTGTTGTGGCGCGAGGAGGCGTTCCGCCAGCTCAACGACGCCACGCAGGGCACGCTCCAGGATCCCGGTTCGCGGGCCTACTTCCGGCCGGGCCCCCTGTGGAAGGCGCTCGATCCGGCCATGGACGAGGAGGGCCCGACGGCCCTGCGCGACCGGCCCGCGGTGGTGCTCATCGACGAGATCGACAAGGCCGACCCCGATGTCCCGGACGCTCTGCTCGACCCGCTCAACAACCTCCGTTTCGTGGGCCCGGACCGCCGCACGGTGACAGCGGCCGAGAACACCGGCGCCCCCCTGGTGGTGATCACGAGCAACGAGGAACGAGACCTGTCCGCCGCCTTCCTGCGCCGCTGCATCCTGCTGCGCTTGCGGCCGCCGGGCCGCGAACACCTCCTGAAGGTCGCCCGCTTGCACATGGGGGACGACTACGACGAGGCGCTCACCCTGGAGTTGGCGGACATGTTCGAGAACGAGTCGGTGGCCACCCGCCCCGCGGCGAGCACCGCCGAGTTCCTGGACACCCTGCGCGCCTGCCGCCAGATGAACCTGACGGCCGACTCGCCGGAATGGCGGGCGGTCGCCGACCTCGCCATGGTGAAGGGCTCCCCCGACCCCGCCGCCTCGGTATGA
- the fsxC gene encoding FxsC protein, which produces MSHFYLSHVRTVDEEWVAAFFHDLCRAVAQRTGRSPEAVGVRGKPQSSEVSVDLLGRSTVLVVLHSSRYFSQSYCRAELSYFQRRLNMQRSRTGRSADAVVPVMWEPDFTHPLESVVPYPPLSLRSEAYRRDGLLHLLRLKARYRSEYEEVLKAVADRIVAAAEQLPEVHGFDASGSHSPVGAPAPVGSQEVSFVVASSAKDDVPGERHSRQYYGKTVLDWSPYAPGDHEALVSLVKNTATALDFTANVLPLDEESVDRIVREQDPEQLVVLLVDAWVALRREEHRLLAAVDERNPEATTALEPRARDDTESAEWAVTLDELLDRTLPRMRGRHSEYERWKLRDAESFTSSLRKVLIRLQNEALKSVEAVQSPATPTEGHHTFPLLGRYSS; this is translated from the coding sequence GTGAGCCACTTCTACTTGAGTCACGTTCGCACGGTCGACGAGGAGTGGGTCGCGGCGTTCTTCCACGACCTCTGCAGGGCTGTCGCTCAGCGGACCGGGCGCTCCCCCGAGGCCGTGGGCGTGCGCGGGAAACCGCAGTCGTCCGAGGTGTCGGTGGATCTGCTGGGCCGGTCCACCGTCCTCGTCGTCCTGCACTCATCACGGTATTTCAGCCAGTCGTACTGCCGGGCCGAGCTGTCCTACTTCCAGCGGCGGCTCAACATGCAGCGGTCCAGGACGGGCCGCAGCGCCGACGCGGTCGTTCCCGTCATGTGGGAGCCCGACTTCACGCACCCGCTGGAGTCCGTCGTTCCGTACCCGCCGCTCAGTCTGCGCTCGGAGGCCTACCGGCGTGACGGGCTGCTGCACCTGCTGCGGCTGAAGGCGCGTTACCGCTCCGAGTACGAGGAAGTGCTGAAGGCGGTCGCCGACCGGATCGTCGCGGCCGCCGAGCAACTGCCCGAGGTGCATGGGTTCGACGCCAGCGGCAGCCATTCGCCCGTCGGCGCTCCCGCGCCCGTGGGCAGCCAGGAGGTCAGCTTCGTCGTCGCGTCCTCGGCCAAGGACGACGTGCCCGGTGAACGGCACTCCCGCCAGTACTACGGAAAGACGGTCCTGGACTGGTCCCCCTACGCCCCGGGGGATCACGAGGCTCTGGTCTCGCTGGTGAAGAACACCGCCACCGCGCTGGACTTCACCGCGAACGTGCTGCCGCTGGACGAGGAGAGCGTCGACCGGATCGTCCGGGAACAGGACCCCGAGCAGCTCGTCGTGCTCCTGGTGGACGCGTGGGTGGCCCTGCGGCGGGAGGAACACCGGCTGCTGGCCGCCGTCGACGAGCGCAATCCCGAGGCGACCACGGCGCTCGAACCCAGGGCCCGGGACGACACCGAGTCGGCCGAGTGGGCCGTCACCCTCGACGAACTCCTGGACCGCACGCTCCCCCGCATGCGGGGACGGCACAGCGAGTACGAGCGCTGGAAGCTGCGGGACGCGGAGAGTTTCACCTCGTCCCTGCGCAAGGTGCTCATCCGCCTCCAGAACGAGGCGCTCAAGTCCGTGGAAGCCGTTCAGTCGCCGGCAACGCCGACCGAAGGCCACCACACGTTTCCCCTGCTCGGAAGGTACTCCTCATGA